A region from the Sutcliffiella horikoshii genome encodes:
- the nikB gene encoding nickel ABC transporter permease: MIQFAVRRIIGMIPILLIITIIAFLFVHLTPGDPIRIMYGAELDQETYQTLRAKEGFDQPLIVQYGTYMYNILVQGDFGSSYRTKTEVSSEIMRRFGFTFTLTMLAMFWAILIGIFVGIISATKRNTVWDRLGMVSAITALSVPEFWFGLMVMQIFAVQLGWFPTSGSGTFAHIFLPSITLGFGVAATIVRFTRSSVLEVMREDYVRTARAKGQKESVVVWSHVLRNALIPVVTMTGLQFGFLIGGAVVVEQVFAWPGLGSYLVDSILARDYPVIQALILLFSFQFLVVNLLVDISYGFLNPQIRYD, encoded by the coding sequence ATGATTCAATTTGCAGTCAGAAGAATTATTGGCATGATTCCTATTTTACTAATCATTACAATTATTGCTTTCCTATTTGTTCACTTAACTCCGGGAGACCCGATACGCATCATGTACGGAGCGGAGTTGGATCAAGAAACATACCAAACTTTGAGGGCGAAGGAAGGGTTTGATCAACCGCTCATAGTCCAGTACGGAACTTATATGTACAACATATTGGTGCAAGGGGACTTCGGTTCCTCTTACAGAACCAAAACGGAAGTGTCATCTGAAATCATGAGGCGTTTTGGTTTTACGTTTACCTTAACGATGCTTGCGATGTTCTGGGCAATCCTTATTGGTATTTTTGTCGGGATTATTTCCGCTACCAAAAGAAATACGGTGTGGGACCGACTTGGAATGGTATCTGCGATCACTGCGCTAAGTGTGCCTGAATTCTGGTTTGGCCTGATGGTTATGCAGATATTTGCGGTGCAGCTCGGATGGTTTCCGACAAGTGGGAGTGGAACATTCGCTCACATTTTCCTCCCGTCCATCACGCTAGGGTTTGGGGTAGCGGCTACCATCGTAAGATTTACAAGGTCAAGTGTTTTAGAGGTAATGCGCGAGGATTATGTAAGGACTGCCAGAGCAAAAGGGCAAAAAGAATCGGTTGTAGTTTGGAGTCATGTGCTAAGAAACGCGCTCATCCCGGTTGTGACCATGACTGGTCTTCAGTTTGGATTTCTCATTGGTGGAGCGGTAGTTGTGGAACAAGTATTTGCTTGGCCTGGGCTAGGTTCATACCTTGTTGACTCCATTCTAGCCAGGGATTATCCGGTCATTCAGGCTCTGATTTTATTGTTCTCATTCCAGTTTCTGGTAGTCAATCTATTGGTAGATATAAGTTACGGATTTTTAAACCCTCAGATTAGATACGATTAA
- a CDS encoding ABC transporter permease subunit encodes MSKKMHTSYSPFKVFLHKFIKQRFAFVAFIIVAFIVLVGVFGSWIAPFDPYRPVTLQYEEKGIDSENLTSKRIELTGVLSDGSKITGSELMNVQVESEDRRIASIRRMEDGVTITANTSGVTNAFIESEGVRSLVGVNVSSDTEAIEPSIIRIEAEQPNETMQSGDRYTVQLKAVLSDGTSISGLEELDAFLLDGQEDKDGENKGSGFVSAGSSEESDGGVEFLSLDEELATVSQEGLVTLNGQGDALIQVIAGTVSTVVHLPVGVQEITPKLVSIVPETTEVSLVDIYKHQPPSSTHFFGTDHQNRDIFSRVVMGTRETLIIGFVSVAIGAVIGTAFGLIAGYYGGRIDSLITRFTDILLAFPGILLAIAVIAFLGAGLTNIIFAVAVFTIPIFIRIVRGSTLALKEMTYVEAAQSIGVKDSVIIMRHIFPGTLSVVIVYLTMRIGVAILIGAALSFLGLGGDITAPEWGSMLSAAKDNSGNVFHPTFFPGLAIVITVLSFNILGDGLRDALDPKLKE; translated from the coding sequence ATGAGCAAAAAAATGCACACCTCGTATTCTCCTTTCAAGGTGTTTCTTCATAAGTTCATCAAACAGCGGTTTGCTTTTGTCGCATTTATCATTGTAGCCTTCATTGTGCTTGTTGGTGTTTTCGGTTCTTGGATTGCGCCGTTTGATCCATATCGCCCTGTTACCTTGCAATATGAAGAAAAAGGGATTGATTCCGAAAATTTAACAAGCAAGCGTATAGAACTAACCGGGGTTTTGAGTGATGGAAGCAAAATTACAGGCTCCGAATTAATGAATGTGCAGGTTGAAAGTGAAGATAGAAGAATTGCCTCCATCAGAAGAATGGAAGATGGGGTGACCATCACAGCAAATACTTCTGGGGTTACCAACGCATTCATTGAGAGTGAGGGAGTCCGGTCGCTCGTAGGGGTAAATGTATCAAGCGATACAGAAGCGATCGAGCCGAGCATTATACGAATAGAGGCAGAACAGCCAAATGAAACCATGCAAAGTGGAGACAGATATACCGTCCAACTTAAGGCTGTTCTTTCCGATGGTACCTCTATCAGCGGATTAGAGGAACTAGATGCCTTTTTGCTTGATGGACAAGAAGATAAGGATGGAGAAAATAAAGGCAGCGGTTTTGTGTCAGCTGGAAGTTCAGAAGAAAGTGATGGGGGAGTTGAATTTCTCTCACTGGATGAGGAGCTGGCAACAGTTTCACAAGAAGGGCTTGTCACACTAAATGGGCAAGGGGACGCGCTGATTCAAGTCATAGCGGGTACAGTTTCTACAGTCGTCCATCTTCCTGTAGGTGTCCAAGAAATTACTCCTAAGCTGGTTTCTATCGTACCTGAAACGACAGAAGTGAGTTTAGTAGACATCTATAAGCACCAACCACCTTCTTCCACTCATTTCTTTGGAACAGATCACCAGAACCGGGATATCTTCAGTAGAGTGGTCATGGGGACAAGAGAGACGCTAATCATCGGTTTCGTTTCGGTTGCCATAGGGGCCGTCATTGGAACAGCATTTGGCTTGATAGCTGGCTATTATGGAGGAAGAATTGATAGTTTAATCACCCGTTTTACTGATATTTTACTAGCATTCCCTGGGATATTACTCGCAATTGCGGTAATTGCTTTTCTTGGTGCGGGACTCACGAATATCATTTTTGCAGTGGCGGTGTTTACCATTCCTATCTTTATCAGGATTGTCCGCGGGAGTACGCTTGCGTTAAAAGAGATGACCTATGTGGAAGCGGCACAATCAATCGGTGTGAAGGATAGCGTCATCATCATGAGGCATATTTTTCCTGGAACATTGTCAGTGGTTATCGTTTATTTGACGATGCGGATTGGGGTGGCAATATTGATTGGAGCTGCCTTGAGTTTCCTCGGGTTAGGCGGAGACATTACCGCTCCTGAATGGGGTTCTATGTTAAGTGCAGCTAAGGACAACAGCGGAAATGTGTTTCATCCGACGTTCTTTCCGGGACTAGCGATTGTTATTACTGTTTTGAGTTTTAACATTTTGGGAGATGGATTGCGGGATGCGCTTGATCCGAAGTTAAAAGAGTAG
- a CDS encoding ABC transporter ATP-binding protein: MEKVLEIKDLEVSFKSDGKQLKVVNGISFDVHKGETLGIVGESGCGKSVTSLSIMRLLPSPPGKITGGSIHYQGENLLEKKERDMRKIRGNEISMIFQEPMTSLNPVFTIGKQLDEVLLLHNDITKKAARERSIDMLKLVGIPRAEQIYEAYPFELSGGMRQRVMIAMGLACQPKLLIADEPTTALDVTIQAQILHLMKDLKKKTDTAIMLITHDLGVIAEMCDRVIVMYAGEIVEETDVDTLFNNPKHPYTIGLLESIPKLGEKRDRLRSIPGQVPLAGTITQGCRFADRCSKTIPLCREEDPELLEVKKGHSCRCWLHADRSVTV; encoded by the coding sequence ATGGAAAAAGTGCTTGAAATAAAAGATTTAGAGGTTAGCTTCAAGAGTGATGGAAAGCAGTTGAAGGTGGTAAACGGGATTTCCTTTGACGTACACAAAGGAGAAACGCTTGGTATTGTAGGAGAATCTGGTTGTGGGAAAAGTGTCACGTCCCTATCCATCATGAGGCTTTTGCCATCGCCTCCAGGAAAGATAACAGGTGGTTCTATCCATTATCAAGGTGAAAATCTGTTAGAAAAGAAAGAAAGAGACATGCGGAAAATTAGAGGAAACGAGATTTCCATGATCTTTCAAGAGCCAATGACATCCCTTAACCCTGTTTTTACAATTGGGAAGCAATTGGACGAAGTGTTGCTTTTACATAATGACATTACAAAAAAAGCGGCACGAGAGCGTTCAATAGACATGTTGAAACTTGTTGGGATTCCACGTGCAGAGCAAATTTACGAAGCGTATCCCTTTGAACTTTCAGGTGGAATGCGCCAGCGTGTGATGATTGCCATGGGACTTGCTTGTCAACCTAAGCTGTTGATTGCAGACGAACCGACTACGGCGTTGGACGTAACCATTCAGGCTCAGATTTTGCATTTAATGAAGGATTTGAAAAAGAAAACCGACACAGCCATCATGCTGATTACTCATGACCTTGGTGTGATTGCGGAAATGTGTGACAGGGTCATAGTCATGTATGCAGGTGAAATTGTGGAGGAGACAGATGTAGATACTCTGTTTAATAACCCAAAGCATCCTTATACGATTGGACTGTTAGAGTCCATTCCAAAGCTTGGGGAAAAACGGGATCGGCTCCGATCGATTCCGGGACAGGTTCCGTTGGCTGGAACAATTACACAAGGATGCCGTTTTGCTGATCGGTGCAGTAAGACGATTCCGTTGTGCAGGGAAGAGGACCCGGAGTTACTTGAAGTGAAAAAAGGCCATTCCTGCAGGTGCTGGCTTCATGCAGATAGGAGTGTGACTGTATGA
- a CDS encoding ABC transporter ATP-binding protein, whose product MSKPLLEVKDLKIYFPIKKGIRQKVASYVKAVDGVSFTINEGETLGLVGESGCGKSTTGRGVAQLLKTTDGKVLFQDENLQELSVKEMRSRRKDMQLVFQDPYASLNPRLTVEQILAEPLKAHGVERNRRRKLMEDIMEVCGLNKNYLHRYAHEFSGGQRQRIGIARALILKPKLIIADEPVAALDVSIQAQILNLLKDLQEGFGLTYLFISHDLSVVQHLCNRVAVMYLGRIVEIGEADKIFEKRLHPYTESLIDAIPISNPRERKERIILQGDVPSPVDPPKGCAFVGRCPKVMAHCHTERPELMEHSDGHHVACHLYSLENKTMEVSSCSQSSGNV is encoded by the coding sequence ATGAGTAAACCGTTGTTAGAAGTGAAAGACCTTAAGATATATTTTCCAATAAAAAAAGGCATAAGGCAAAAAGTTGCTTCTTATGTCAAAGCAGTTGACGGTGTTTCTTTTACGATAAATGAAGGAGAGACACTTGGGTTGGTGGGAGAGTCCGGTTGCGGGAAATCGACAACAGGAAGAGGAGTTGCCCAGCTCTTAAAGACAACAGACGGTAAAGTTCTTTTCCAAGACGAGAACTTGCAGGAGCTGTCCGTAAAGGAGATGCGAAGCAGAAGAAAAGACATGCAGCTCGTTTTTCAAGATCCATATGCATCTCTTAACCCCCGACTGACAGTGGAGCAAATTTTGGCTGAGCCCTTAAAAGCACATGGTGTGGAGAGAAACAGACGACGTAAGCTGATGGAAGATATCATGGAGGTATGCGGTTTGAATAAAAACTACCTTCATCGGTATGCGCATGAATTTTCCGGAGGTCAAAGGCAACGGATAGGTATTGCCCGGGCACTTATTTTAAAACCGAAATTAATTATCGCCGATGAACCTGTCGCGGCTCTTGATGTATCCATCCAAGCCCAAATCTTGAATCTATTAAAAGATTTGCAGGAAGGATTTGGGCTGACTTATCTATTTATCTCTCACGATTTAAGTGTTGTTCAACATCTTTGTAATCGGGTGGCAGTGATGTATTTAGGCAGAATTGTAGAGATTGGAGAAGCGGATAAAATTTTCGAGAAAAGGCTTCACCCCTATACGGAATCATTGATTGATGCCATTCCTATTTCCAACCCGAGGGAGCGGAAGGAAAGAATTATTCTTCAAGGCGACGTGCCTTCTCCGGTAGACCCGCCCAAAGGCTGTGCGTTTGTAGGAAGATGTCCGAAAGTGATGGCGCATTGTCATACCGAACGCCCAGAGTTAATGGAACACTCGGATGGTCACCATGTCGCGTGTCACTTATATTCGCTGGAAAATAAAACAATGGAGGTATCCTCATGCTCACAAAGCAGTGGAAACGTTTAA
- a CDS encoding cyanophycinase: MLTKQWKRLTKMLAVLLCGALIFPATSGYAKPSHVHNTDLKELLVHNGQLEGEFSAEVKEYMVKTNEEELLLKITPVAVNAKVAVNGERVNHRKVVKVEVPSSKERIKIDIATPKGIRDTYTLFVEKGQDYDLKEVTLFQNGDGSVIEDYQLGFQKAEVMEGVKAYLMFYSKKDFYEVWNYMTGLTTEQIEQHLTSQEEGENKDKLYKISNLSYADGVGNTFRSGQIDVITGKPLNVGDYHAYAATLGENGVLGMTEADRTISINPYPTNLELLGSGKDIENYSVTFEQADDEKVTHYFLFYSSKGLTKLVEPLISGGDLEFLEELQRENRGKLLSLNEIGNEPVSFAPNQKTIEGNALGNELYYAYVTAVSEEKVLGSSKSLKMINTNTMPVPLETIGDGVGTLLPAGGATGDTDEYFNAIREAAGVERPRIAIFNSSRDSVDVAYDYYHLDDGPYLALETEFRDRGFEPVYIPLAIDTFDFVAYDEYFVNLVKSSHAVMLQGGDQMKHARSLLEDDGTLTPLLEAVQYVHDNGGVVAGTSAGAHVMSNPMFGVGRSFEALVINDTEVKTVADVPLTGFLDPTLKDNNFQIPGLGLVENILTDTHFDMRGRLGRLLVAMRDTGHEVGVGLDEGTALEIKGDIGEVVGENGVWILDASGATFNEKGAAPGFEVDDVMVHYLTEGDTFNLVTKEVIPAANKQEVDRSEDPLYESSNLFGGEYESTKSLLSFAKSSETEQVTTVKGNASDPVFAIQWAKDDVSKYYQSDEDYIPDSLASYKKGTVTNIRLSLWVE; this comes from the coding sequence ATGCTCACAAAGCAGTGGAAACGTTTAACGAAGATGCTGGCTGTTTTGCTATGTGGTGCTTTAATATTTCCTGCAACAAGCGGGTATGCAAAGCCTTCCCATGTCCATAACACAGATTTGAAAGAGTTGCTCGTGCATAATGGGCAGCTGGAAGGGGAGTTTAGCGCAGAGGTAAAAGAATATATGGTGAAAACTAACGAAGAAGAACTGTTGTTGAAGATTACACCTGTAGCTGTTAATGCCAAGGTGGCAGTAAATGGGGAAAGAGTGAACCATCGCAAAGTAGTGAAGGTAGAGGTCCCTTCAAGTAAAGAAAGGATAAAAATCGATATTGCGACTCCTAAGGGGATAAGGGATACTTACACTCTATTTGTTGAAAAAGGTCAGGATTATGATTTGAAAGAAGTTACGCTTTTTCAAAACGGAGATGGTTCCGTCATTGAAGATTATCAGCTGGGTTTTCAAAAGGCAGAAGTGATGGAGGGTGTAAAGGCGTATTTAATGTTCTATTCCAAAAAAGATTTTTACGAAGTTTGGAACTATATGACAGGATTGACAACAGAACAAATAGAACAGCATCTGACCTCCCAGGAAGAGGGAGAGAATAAGGATAAACTCTATAAAATTTCCAATCTGAGCTACGCGGATGGAGTGGGAAATACCTTTCGATCAGGGCAGATAGATGTGATCACTGGAAAGCCTTTAAATGTAGGCGATTATCATGCATATGCAGCAACACTTGGAGAGAATGGAGTCTTGGGGATGACAGAGGCAGACCGAACCATCAGCATTAATCCTTACCCTACCAATCTAGAGTTGCTTGGCAGTGGGAAGGATATTGAGAATTATTCAGTGACTTTTGAACAAGCAGATGACGAAAAAGTCACTCACTATTTCTTGTTTTACTCTTCCAAAGGACTGACAAAACTCGTGGAGCCTCTTATTAGTGGTGGGGATTTAGAGTTCCTAGAAGAGTTGCAACGCGAAAATAGAGGGAAATTACTATCACTAAATGAGATTGGAAATGAACCGGTGTCCTTTGCTCCTAATCAAAAAACGATTGAGGGGAACGCATTAGGGAATGAACTGTATTATGCTTATGTAACAGCAGTCAGTGAAGAAAAAGTACTTGGATCCAGTAAATCTCTTAAAATGATCAATACCAACACGATGCCTGTACCTTTGGAAACTATTGGGGACGGTGTCGGAACCTTGCTACCGGCTGGAGGTGCCACCGGGGATACGGATGAATATTTCAATGCAATTCGAGAAGCGGCGGGTGTCGAGCGCCCGAGAATCGCTATTTTTAATAGTTCCAGAGATTCTGTAGACGTAGCGTACGACTATTATCACCTTGATGACGGACCTTATCTGGCTCTTGAAACAGAGTTTAGGGACAGAGGCTTTGAACCGGTTTATATACCGCTTGCAATAGACACCTTCGACTTTGTCGCTTATGACGAGTATTTCGTTAATCTTGTGAAAAGCAGTCATGCGGTAATGCTTCAGGGTGGGGATCAAATGAAGCATGCAAGGTCATTGCTTGAAGATGATGGAACACTGACTCCTCTATTGGAAGCGGTCCAATATGTCCACGATAATGGCGGAGTGGTAGCTGGTACAAGTGCAGGTGCACATGTAATGAGTAACCCGATGTTTGGCGTGGGGAGGAGTTTTGAAGCGTTAGTCATCAATGATACGGAAGTGAAAACCGTCGCTGATGTACCACTGACAGGCTTTCTTGATCCAACCCTTAAAGACAATAATTTTCAGATTCCAGGACTTGGCCTTGTTGAAAACATCCTAACCGATACGCACTTTGATATGCGTGGAAGGCTTGGCCGCTTGCTTGTCGCTATGCGAGATACAGGTCATGAAGTAGGAGTGGGCTTGGATGAGGGGACTGCTCTTGAAATAAAAGGAGATATAGGGGAAGTAGTAGGAGAAAACGGTGTGTGGATTCTCGATGCGAGTGGCGCAACCTTCAATGAAAAAGGTGCAGCTCCAGGGTTTGAAGTAGATGATGTTATGGTGCATTACTTGACGGAAGGAGATACCTTCAATCTAGTCACAAAAGAAGTCATCCCTGCTGCAAATAAACAAGAAGTGGATCGAAGTGAAGACCCACTTTACGAAAGCTCTAATCTATTCGGCGGAGAATATGAATCTACCAAATCCCTGCTTTCTTTTGCTAAGAGTTCAGAAACGGAACAGGTGACCACTGTAAAAGGTAATGCATCTGACCCGGTTTTTGCGATACAATGGGCAAAGGATGATGTTTCAAAATACTACCAAAGTGATGAGGATTATATTCCGGATTCTTTAGCATCTTATAAAAAAGGGACGGTCACAAATATTAGATTATCACTTTGGGTGGAATAG
- the iadA gene encoding beta-aspartyl-peptidase: MIKLLKNGTVYSPEYLGKKDILIVDKRIAAIEDSIHFEDSAHIEVLDVTGQLIVPGFIDNHVHIMGGGGEGSYRTRTPELVLSDAVKGGITTLVGVIGTDGTTRTMTSLVAKAKALKEEGISCYVHTGSYQVPVKTLTGMIEDDLILIEEIIGVGEIAIADHRSSQPNYEEIAKIAAAARVGGMLSGKAGIVNIHLGDSVSKLSILEEVIEKTDIPIRQFLPTHINRNRELFAAGIEHAKKGGYVDFTTSSIAKFLEQGETKCSVGLKEMLDQGVPIEQITFSSDGQASLPEFDENGEFIGLQLGRVTSLFKEVKDAILEEGVLPADALKVITENPAKVLRLASKGTLEAGKDADLVILNATSYEIDSVIALGQKMMWNKKLLVKGTFE, translated from the coding sequence ATGATTAAGTTATTGAAAAACGGGACCGTATACAGTCCTGAATATTTAGGAAAAAAAGACATACTGATTGTCGATAAAAGAATTGCGGCAATAGAGGATAGCATACATTTTGAAGACTCGGCGCATATAGAAGTGCTCGATGTAACAGGTCAACTTATCGTGCCAGGATTCATTGATAATCATGTCCACATCATGGGCGGCGGAGGAGAAGGAAGCTATCGGACCCGCACCCCTGAGCTTGTGTTATCAGATGCCGTAAAAGGTGGAATCACGACCCTGGTTGGTGTCATTGGAACAGACGGCACTACTCGTACAATGACAAGTCTTGTAGCAAAAGCTAAAGCGTTAAAAGAAGAAGGCATCAGTTGTTATGTTCACACAGGTTCCTACCAGGTTCCAGTAAAAACACTAACGGGAATGATTGAAGATGACTTAATATTAATAGAAGAAATTATCGGGGTCGGGGAGATAGCGATTGCCGACCACCGCTCTTCCCAACCAAATTATGAAGAGATTGCCAAAATCGCTGCTGCTGCACGGGTCGGTGGGATGCTTTCTGGAAAAGCAGGAATTGTGAACATACATTTAGGCGACAGTGTTAGCAAACTATCGATTTTAGAAGAAGTCATCGAAAAAACAGATATTCCAATCCGTCAATTTTTACCGACACATATCAATCGAAACAGGGAGTTGTTTGCGGCTGGAATAGAACATGCAAAAAAAGGCGGCTATGTGGACTTTACCACTTCAAGTATTGCCAAGTTTCTTGAACAGGGCGAAACGAAATGCAGTGTTGGCTTAAAGGAAATGCTCGATCAAGGGGTACCAATCGAACAGATTACATTCTCTTCAGACGGCCAGGCAAGCTTGCCGGAGTTTGATGAAAATGGGGAGTTCATCGGTTTGCAATTAGGAAGGGTCACGTCCTTATTCAAAGAAGTGAAAGATGCCATCTTGGAAGAAGGGGTACTGCCCGCGGATGCATTGAAGGTGATTACAGAAAACCCTGCTAAAGTATTGCGCTTAGCTTCCAAAGGAACGCTTGAAGCAGGAAAGGACGCTGATCTAGTTATACTGAATGCCACGTCCTATGAAATTGATTCTGTCATCGCGCTTGGTCAAAAAATGATGTGGAATAAAAAACTGCTTGTAAAAGGAACATTCGAGTAA
- a CDS encoding sigma-54 interaction domain-containing protein, with protein MKTKELTLLAGSEETRKTLDNQLNEIIGDFIRIRSYSVDAHKVTKVHNQLIILSSHLIEDEAKDYIGDNCTVLVARRIVNFLNIDKIYSVARGEKVLYVNDFPETVQEAISSFEILGINHLQLIPYFPGKKEEEQIKIAITPGELDLVPPYVEEVINIGPRLIDITTIITILNRLGLLEEKQDQVSSKYISTITRLSKRLGDANQEANKISDHLKKVVNGVNDGILAINQLGRITVFNEIMERFLRIPMKKAIDRHVRDVVSDRDLYDFIMNKREEEADGYFTISSMNFMVHRFMIDPQGTVVVTFKDASETIEMEKQLKRELVKKGFYGKYHFEDIVGSHPELLSTKEIARKLAKTELTILIQGESGTGKELFASSIHNASPRSNGPFLAVNFSALPEDLVESELFGYEEGAFSGAKKGGRKGLFEQANGGTIFLDEIGDISLKVQARLLRVLQEKELLRIGGNKIIPIDVRVVAATNKDLLSLMEEGKFREDLYHRLKVLFLQLPALRKRKEDIAHLIHHFIQQSDQPSINLEVEVLERLKEYDWYGNIRELKNTLDYMLAVCEENTIKVEDIPNEGFFQQARKSMKEVATTVESAELPHIQQDLNEELSNIVEIIYQLQRTGETVSRVKISEATRSGGRFLTEQQVRSRLETLEKMGLIEKKRGRQGTKLTVFGEKTFHMKKRQ; from the coding sequence ATGAAAACAAAGGAACTGACGCTGTTGGCCGGGTCTGAGGAAACGAGAAAAACGCTTGATAACCAATTGAACGAAATTATCGGTGATTTTATCCGAATTCGCAGTTATTCCGTTGATGCTCATAAAGTAACAAAAGTACACAATCAACTGATCATTCTATCCTCCCATTTAATAGAGGACGAAGCCAAAGATTACATCGGGGACAATTGTACTGTATTAGTAGCGAGGCGTATTGTTAACTTTCTTAATATTGACAAAATATACAGTGTCGCAAGAGGCGAGAAAGTCCTTTATGTGAATGATTTTCCTGAAACGGTCCAGGAAGCGATCTCCTCCTTCGAAATTTTGGGAATTAATCATCTTCAATTAATTCCGTATTTTCCAGGAAAAAAGGAAGAAGAACAAATTAAGATAGCGATCACGCCAGGCGAACTGGACCTTGTCCCTCCTTATGTAGAAGAAGTTATCAATATAGGTCCGAGGCTCATCGATATAACTACCATCATTACGATATTAAATAGATTAGGTCTTCTAGAGGAAAAGCAGGATCAGGTATCTAGTAAGTACATAAGTACGATTACAAGATTGAGCAAAAGACTAGGAGACGCTAACCAGGAAGCAAATAAAATCAGTGATCACCTGAAAAAGGTGGTAAACGGGGTGAATGATGGAATTTTGGCCATTAATCAGTTGGGCAGAATTACAGTCTTTAATGAAATAATGGAGCGTTTCCTGCGAATTCCAATGAAAAAAGCAATCGACCGACATGTTCGCGATGTAGTTTCTGATCGTGATTTGTATGATTTCATTATGAACAAACGAGAGGAAGAAGCGGACGGATATTTTACCATCAGTTCTATGAACTTTATGGTCCACCGTTTCATGATAGATCCTCAAGGGACTGTAGTCGTCACTTTTAAAGATGCAAGTGAAACAATCGAAATGGAAAAACAACTGAAAAGAGAATTAGTGAAAAAAGGGTTCTACGGAAAGTATCATTTTGAAGATATAGTAGGCAGCCATCCAGAATTATTGAGTACGAAGGAAATTGCCCGCAAGCTTGCCAAAACAGAACTTACTATCCTCATACAAGGGGAGAGCGGTACAGGGAAGGAATTGTTTGCCAGCTCCATCCACAATGCTTCTCCTCGTAGCAATGGACCATTTCTGGCTGTCAATTTCAGTGCCCTTCCAGAAGATCTTGTGGAAAGCGAACTTTTTGGATATGAAGAAGGTGCATTTTCTGGAGCGAAAAAAGGCGGAAGAAAGGGTCTTTTTGAACAGGCAAATGGCGGCACCATTTTTTTAGATGAAATAGGAGATATCAGCTTGAAGGTCCAAGCAAGATTGCTTCGTGTTCTTCAGGAAAAAGAGCTGCTCCGCATAGGCGGAAACAAAATCATTCCTATAGATGTTCGAGTCGTAGCGGCCACAAACAAGGATTTGCTTTCCTTAATGGAAGAGGGGAAATTCAGGGAAGACTTATACCATCGTCTAAAAGTCTTGTTCTTACAGCTTCCTGCTCTACGGAAACGAAAGGAAGACATTGCGCACCTCATTCATCACTTCATTCAACAAAGCGATCAACCATCAATTAATTTGGAAGTTGAAGTATTGGAGAGACTAAAAGAATATGACTGGTACGGAAATATCCGTGAACTAAAGAATACCCTCGATTATATGCTCGCGGTGTGTGAAGAGAATACGATCAAGGTAGAAGATATACCGAATGAAGGTTTTTTCCAGCAGGCAAGAAAGAGCATGAAGGAAGTAGCCACTACTGTGGAGTCTGCTGAACTTCCACACATTCAACAAGATTTGAATGAAGAATTGAGCAACATTGTAGAAATCATCTATCAGTTGCAAAGGACTGGAGAAACGGTGAGCCGGGTGAAAATATCGGAAGCAACAAGAAGTGGTGGGAGATTTTTAACTGAACAGCAAGTACGGTCTAGACTTGAAACATTAGAAAAGATGGGGTTGATTGAGAAAAAGAGGGGGAGACAAGGGACGAAGCTGACTGTATTCGGGGAAAAAACCTTCCATATGAAAAAGAGACAGTAA